In Cryptosporangium aurantiacum, the following proteins share a genomic window:
- a CDS encoding PQQ-binding-like beta-propeller repeat protein: MEPLLPDDPDRIGPHQLLARLGAGGMGQVYLARSRGGRPVAVKVIHENLAADEGFRARFGREVAAARRVDGVFTAPLVDADAEASVPWLATAYLPALSLTDAVATHGPLPVPAARALGAALAEALDAIHRAGVVHRDLKPPNVLLTAVGPRVIDFGIARAADFSTLTGTGVIIGTPGYLAPEQITGADTGPAVDVFALGALLVYTLTGVGPFGGGNSHELLLRTVTEEPCLDGVVDADLRARLAACLDKAPDRRPVPADLLAAWSVDAPTLDDTRWLPTPIADEIGRAVAMLPGLTAAPWRVPVPASPTLVETGQRSRRLSRRALVAGGLGAVVLAAGGATFGIWWAGRSSGPVRWRIESDVGPSWPGPWLAGGLLLAPTDNDQLQGIDPATGRRRWSGGAPVSTGSVVTAAGGVGIAYAGGSDPVITGFELATGARRWEQPIAPLGTYPPAPPFVAGRIVLAGHEEGGDAAVYGLDPRTGTPAWRTPLASSDAQGVSMAGSWVYAADDEGYVYGIDAAAGVLRWRVRLGDAPTTPAGMPIAAGGRVYVAGGAGQLFALDGRTGSEVWAQVLGGVAGAPMVVGDRIYLPGVADKLVAVNAKDGATLWKSSVGSGYLVVGGQVACVRSWSGEAESGGLLTGISLDDGRTLWHREVEAYQNEQPVYAGDLFHFARTDGVVSLRPATGAVVRTVGEDDGVKLAGGMLTDGTALYLHCDPITTAGDSLCSLTLP, from the coding sequence GTGGAGCCGCTTCTCCCCGACGACCCGGACCGGATCGGTCCCCACCAACTGCTCGCGCGCTTGGGCGCGGGCGGGATGGGCCAGGTCTACCTCGCGCGCTCCCGCGGTGGTCGGCCGGTCGCGGTCAAGGTGATCCACGAGAATCTGGCAGCCGACGAGGGGTTCCGCGCCCGGTTCGGGCGGGAGGTCGCGGCGGCGCGCCGGGTCGACGGAGTGTTCACCGCGCCGCTCGTCGATGCCGACGCCGAGGCCTCGGTGCCCTGGCTGGCCACGGCGTACCTGCCCGCTCTCTCGCTCACCGACGCGGTGGCCACGCACGGCCCGCTGCCGGTCCCCGCCGCGCGGGCGCTTGGTGCCGCGCTCGCCGAAGCGCTCGACGCGATTCACCGGGCCGGCGTGGTCCACCGTGACCTGAAGCCCCCGAACGTCCTGCTCACCGCGGTAGGCCCACGGGTGATCGACTTCGGCATCGCCCGCGCGGCCGACTTCTCGACGCTGACCGGCACCGGCGTCATCATCGGCACCCCCGGCTACCTGGCCCCCGAGCAGATCACCGGTGCCGACACCGGGCCCGCGGTCGACGTCTTCGCCCTCGGTGCGCTCCTGGTGTACACGCTGACCGGAGTCGGGCCGTTCGGCGGCGGCAACAGTCACGAGCTGCTGTTGCGGACCGTCACCGAGGAACCGTGCCTGGATGGCGTCGTCGACGCCGATCTTCGCGCTCGGCTGGCCGCTTGCCTCGACAAGGCGCCCGACCGCCGTCCGGTCCCGGCCGACCTCCTGGCCGCCTGGTCGGTGGACGCGCCGACGCTCGACGACACCCGGTGGCTGCCGACGCCGATCGCGGACGAGATCGGCCGGGCCGTTGCGATGCTGCCCGGGTTGACGGCGGCGCCCTGGCGCGTGCCGGTGCCCGCTTCCCCGACGCTCGTGGAGACCGGACAGCGGTCCCGGCGGCTGTCCCGGCGTGCGCTCGTGGCCGGTGGGCTCGGCGCGGTCGTGCTCGCCGCCGGCGGCGCGACCTTTGGCATCTGGTGGGCGGGTCGCTCGTCCGGGCCGGTGCGATGGCGGATCGAATCCGACGTCGGACCGAGTTGGCCGGGGCCGTGGCTGGCCGGCGGGCTCCTGCTCGCCCCGACCGACAACGATCAGCTGCAGGGCATCGATCCGGCGACCGGACGTCGACGCTGGTCAGGCGGTGCCCCCGTGAGCACCGGCTCGGTGGTGACCGCCGCGGGCGGCGTCGGGATCGCCTACGCCGGCGGCTCGGATCCGGTCATCACCGGGTTCGAGCTGGCCACCGGCGCGCGGCGCTGGGAGCAGCCGATCGCTCCGCTGGGGACGTACCCGCCTGCTCCCCCTTTCGTGGCGGGCCGCATCGTCCTGGCCGGTCACGAGGAAGGCGGCGACGCTGCCGTCTACGGACTCGACCCCCGCACCGGTACGCCCGCCTGGCGTACTCCGCTCGCTTCGTCGGACGCTCAGGGGGTCTCGATGGCCGGGAGCTGGGTGTACGCGGCCGACGACGAGGGATACGTCTACGGCATCGACGCCGCGGCAGGCGTCCTCCGATGGCGGGTCCGGCTCGGCGACGCCCCCACTACGCCGGCCGGTATGCCGATCGCGGCCGGCGGGCGGGTCTACGTGGCGGGCGGGGCCGGCCAGCTGTTCGCGCTCGACGGCCGAACCGGGAGCGAGGTGTGGGCGCAAGTCCTGGGCGGCGTGGCGGGCGCCCCGATGGTCGTCGGCGACCGGATCTACCTGCCCGGTGTGGCCGACAAGCTGGTCGCGGTGAACGCGAAGGACGGCGCCACCCTCTGGAAGTCTTCGGTCGGTTCCGGATACCTGGTGGTCGGCGGACAGGTCGCCTGCGTCCGCTCCTGGTCGGGAGAGGCCGAGTCGGGAGGGTTGTTGACCGGAATCTCGCTCGACGACGGACGGACGCTGTGGCATCGGGAGGTCGAGGCCTACCAGAACGAGCAGCCGGTCTACGCCGGCGACCTGTTCCACTTCGCGCGCACCGATGGGGTGGTGTCGCTCCGACCGGCCACCGGCGCGGTGGTTCGGACCGTCGGCGAGGACGACGGCGTGAAGCTCGCCGGTGGGATGCTGACCGACGGTACCGCCCTGTACCTGCACTGCGACCCGATCACGACGGCTGGCGATTCGTTGTGCTCACTGACGCTCCCCTAG
- a CDS encoding serine/threonine-protein kinase, protein MEPLQSTDPLRIGAFRVAARLGAGGMGRVYLAYSSAGRRVAVKVIHARFAADPEFRARFRREVTTARAVGGAFTAPILDADPDATNPWLATEYVVGPSLHAAVAQHGPLNVDAVFTLGAGLAEAVAAIHRAGVVHRDLKPANVLLGADGPRVIDFGIAHPVGATRLTEAGAVIGSPGFMAPEQLRGVADPATDVFALGAVLVYAATGENPFGRAAVPVLLYRLTNEEPQLGDVPDPSLRDLLGRCLLRDPAARPTTETVLDALAARNGAAKPAGTSWLPNAVAADITRILHELPAERPPLTRRRVLVGAALGGVTVVVGGGIAAATLLTDDEAEPTAAPATSVAPASTPSPTPAVTRVGRQRWRTKVGDYTSSGPATGSGRVYVGTPQLLHALDARTGKRRWTTPGDGEFRGVTLVGDHAIYASNADGYLYAVDPASGARRWRRRVGGIAPSAPVVVEGVVYVIGLATGQDSEGEGRTGDVVAVDAGTGSPHWTRTLTTRKATIHVTGGTVLVAGTDALHALDAAGGATRWRRPLAEPTPAVSVDRTVFCGDQQGAVHAIDLRTGAILWTTPASPDGLRTQPWADPDGARVFVCDEHGNLIMVDLARRAAGWTFAAGASNPPKGAAGSVVVAGNHSVYAVAAASGQPQWRFDVDGYVNDMARPAVTTDTVYLGDTDGDFYALDLAGGSSPAPG, encoded by the coding sequence GTGGAACCGCTGCAGTCCACCGATCCGCTTCGGATCGGCGCCTTCCGGGTGGCTGCGCGGCTCGGCGCTGGTGGGATGGGCCGCGTGTACCTGGCGTACTCGTCGGCGGGGCGACGGGTCGCGGTGAAGGTGATCCACGCCCGCTTCGCGGCCGACCCTGAGTTCCGAGCCCGCTTCCGGCGCGAGGTCACGACGGCGCGCGCGGTCGGCGGTGCGTTCACCGCGCCGATTCTCGACGCGGATCCGGACGCCACGAACCCGTGGCTGGCCACCGAGTACGTCGTAGGCCCTTCGTTGCACGCCGCGGTTGCCCAGCACGGCCCGTTGAACGTGGACGCGGTATTCACGCTCGGCGCGGGGCTGGCGGAGGCAGTGGCAGCGATCCATCGCGCCGGCGTGGTCCACCGCGACCTGAAGCCCGCCAACGTGCTGCTCGGAGCGGATGGCCCCCGGGTGATCGACTTCGGCATCGCGCACCCGGTCGGCGCGACCCGCCTGACCGAAGCGGGTGCGGTGATCGGCTCCCCCGGTTTCATGGCTCCGGAGCAGTTGCGCGGGGTGGCCGATCCGGCGACCGACGTCTTTGCCCTCGGCGCCGTTCTGGTCTACGCGGCGACCGGCGAGAACCCGTTCGGCCGGGCGGCGGTTCCGGTCCTGCTCTACCGGCTGACCAACGAGGAACCCCAGCTGGGCGACGTCCCCGACCCGTCGCTGCGCGACCTCCTCGGTCGCTGCCTGCTCCGGGATCCGGCGGCACGCCCGACGACGGAGACGGTTCTCGACGCGCTCGCCGCGCGGAACGGGGCAGCCAAACCGGCGGGCACCAGCTGGTTACCGAATGCGGTGGCCGCCGACATCACGCGGATTCTGCACGAGCTGCCGGCGGAGCGGCCTCCCCTGACCCGGCGACGGGTACTAGTCGGCGCCGCTCTCGGCGGAGTCACGGTCGTCGTCGGCGGGGGGATCGCCGCCGCCACGCTGCTCACCGACGACGAGGCCGAACCGACGGCGGCCCCGGCGACGTCCGTGGCGCCGGCGAGCACACCGAGCCCGACCCCGGCCGTGACCCGGGTCGGGCGGCAGCGCTGGCGGACGAAGGTCGGCGACTACACCTCCTCCGGTCCTGCGACCGGCTCGGGCCGGGTGTACGTCGGTACGCCGCAACTCCTCCACGCACTCGACGCCCGCACCGGCAAGCGACGATGGACGACGCCGGGCGACGGCGAGTTCCGCGGTGTGACGCTGGTGGGCGACCACGCGATCTACGCCAGCAACGCGGACGGCTACCTCTACGCGGTGGACCCGGCCTCCGGCGCTCGGCGCTGGCGGCGACGGGTGGGCGGTATCGCGCCGTCCGCGCCGGTCGTCGTCGAAGGTGTGGTGTACGTGATCGGACTCGCGACCGGCCAGGACAGTGAGGGCGAAGGCCGCACCGGCGACGTCGTGGCGGTCGACGCGGGAACCGGGTCTCCGCACTGGACCCGCACGCTCACCACGCGAAAAGCGACGATTCACGTCACCGGCGGCACCGTCCTGGTCGCCGGAACGGATGCCCTGCACGCGCTCGACGCCGCCGGCGGAGCGACGCGCTGGCGCCGCCCGCTGGCCGAGCCGACCCCCGCGGTGTCGGTCGACCGCACCGTCTTCTGCGGCGACCAGCAGGGCGCCGTGCACGCGATCGATCTCCGTACCGGCGCCATCCTGTGGACGACGCCCGCGAGCCCGGACGGCCTGCGCACGCAGCCGTGGGCCGATCCCGACGGCGCCCGGGTCTTCGTGTGCGACGAGCACGGCAACCTGATCATGGTCGACCTGGCGCGCAGGGCGGCCGGGTGGACGTTCGCGGCCGGAGCGTCGAATCCGCCGAAGGGCGCCGCCGGAAGCGTCGTCGTCGCGGGCAATCACTCCGTCTACGCGGTGGCCGCAGCGTCCGGGCAACCGCAGTGGAGGTTCGACGTCGACGGCTACGTCAACGACATGGCACGTCCCGCGGTCACCACCGACACCGTGTACCTGGGCGACACCGACGGGGACTTCTACGCACTCGACCTCGCCGGTGGCAGCTCACCGGCGCCGGGGTGA
- a CDS encoding citrate synthase: protein MTGAVQPQRVNEAEDFSLRFGDDSLPLPVREATEGADGLEIASLLGRTGKVTLDTGFVNTASCTSAITYIDGEAGILRYRGYPIDQLAERSSFLEVAYLLIYGELPSEAELGDFVDRIKEHTLLREEMRRFFDGFPRDAHPMAVLSSGVSALSTFYQDSLDPFDTAQVEISTVRLLAKLPTIAAHSYKNSIGHPTLYPDNSLSYVENFLRMTFGLPTTPYEVDPVHARVLDMLFVLHADHEQNCSTSTVRLVGSSQANLFASVSAGVNALFGPLHGGANEAVLTMLGRIQESGGDVSAFVRTVKDRTAGTRLMGFGHRVYRNYDPRATIVKQAAREVIDRMERPDPLLDIALQLEEIALSDEYFVERKLYPNVDFYTGLIYKAMGFPTRMFTVLFALGRLPGWIAQWREMMADPATKIGRPRQVYTGAGARDYRAIDKR, encoded by the coding sequence ATGACCGGAGCAGTGCAGCCCCAGCGGGTCAACGAGGCGGAGGATTTCAGTCTCCGGTTCGGCGACGACAGCCTTCCGCTCCCGGTTCGGGAGGCCACCGAAGGCGCCGACGGGCTCGAAATCGCGTCCCTCCTCGGCCGCACGGGCAAGGTCACGCTCGACACCGGTTTCGTGAATACGGCGTCCTGCACCTCGGCCATCACGTACATCGACGGCGAGGCCGGCATCCTGCGGTACCGCGGGTACCCCATCGACCAGCTCGCCGAGCGGTCCTCGTTCCTCGAGGTCGCGTACCTGCTGATCTATGGCGAGCTGCCGAGCGAGGCGGAGCTGGGCGACTTCGTCGACCGGATCAAGGAACACACGCTCCTCCGCGAGGAGATGCGCCGCTTCTTCGACGGCTTCCCCCGCGACGCGCACCCGATGGCGGTGCTGTCCTCCGGTGTGAGTGCCCTCTCGACCTTCTACCAGGACAGCCTCGACCCGTTCGACACCGCGCAGGTCGAGATCTCGACCGTGCGGCTGCTCGCGAAGCTCCCCACGATCGCGGCCCACTCGTACAAGAACTCGATCGGGCACCCGACGCTCTACCCGGACAACTCGCTGTCCTATGTCGAAAACTTCCTGCGGATGACGTTCGGCCTGCCGACGACGCCGTACGAGGTCGACCCCGTCCACGCGCGCGTGCTGGACATGCTGTTCGTCCTGCACGCCGACCACGAGCAGAACTGCTCCACGTCGACGGTCCGGCTGGTCGGGTCGAGCCAGGCGAACCTCTTCGCGTCGGTGTCGGCCGGGGTCAACGCGCTGTTCGGTCCGTTGCACGGTGGCGCCAACGAGGCGGTGCTCACGATGCTGGGCCGGATCCAGGAGAGCGGCGGGGACGTCTCGGCGTTCGTCCGCACGGTCAAGGACCGGACGGCCGGCACGCGTCTGATGGGCTTCGGTCACCGGGTGTACCGCAACTACGACCCGCGCGCGACGATCGTCAAGCAGGCGGCGCGGGAGGTCATCGACCGGATGGAGCGCCCGGACCCGCTGCTGGACATCGCGTTGCAGCTGGAGGAGATCGCGCTCTCCGACGAGTACTTCGTCGAGCGCAAGCTCTACCCGAACGTGGACTTCTACACCGGGCTGATCTATAAGGCGATGGGCTTCCCCACCCGGATGTTCACCGTGCTCTTCGCGCTCGGGCGGCTGCCCGGCTGGATTGCGCAGTGGCGCGAGATGATGGCGGACCCGGCCACGAAGATCGGCCGCCCGCGGCAGGTGTACACCGGCGCCGGTGCGCGCGACTACCGGGCGATCGACAAGCGTTGA
- a CDS encoding PQQ-dependent sugar dehydrogenase: MKTLARAVLAGGLVVAVAACSATGGEATDSPPRKTVPPTSSALADVPALAATTLRPLAGTDEAPFDQARQLQAPPGWTVTVWARVPNARLLAWTPDRRLLVSRPKSGDIVELVPGAGDAAPTQRTLVSGLNQPHGLAFSGSTLYVAESNQINAYTYRAGALSGQRVVADGLPDAKSRDLRGAYAHALKSVTVGKDGAIYFSIGSTGNISAEDRDADPERAAILRVPPGGGEPAVFARGVRNGTGLAVDPDGGVWTAVNNRDNVAYPHEGADQGDVLQDYVNDHPLEPLALLTQGRELGWPYCNPDPDLHPGEKDSPLSYTQRPFVRDVETNADGEKLDCAALPPVEQGMGAHSAPLGLSFTADLPDGYGPGALVGVHGSWNRHPPRPPEVSFFAWRGGTLGPQQTLLTGFQESDGSRWGRPVMAVQGPDRALYVSDDFAGAVYRVTPR; encoded by the coding sequence GTGAAGACCCTTGCGCGTGCGGTCCTGGCGGGCGGTTTGGTGGTGGCGGTGGCCGCCTGTTCCGCCACGGGCGGGGAGGCCACGGACTCCCCGCCGAGAAAGACCGTGCCGCCGACGTCGTCCGCGCTCGCGGACGTACCGGCGCTGGCCGCGACGACCCTGCGCCCGCTCGCCGGCACCGACGAGGCGCCGTTCGACCAGGCCCGCCAACTGCAGGCTCCACCCGGCTGGACAGTCACGGTCTGGGCTCGGGTGCCGAACGCCCGGTTGCTGGCCTGGACTCCGGACCGCCGTCTGCTGGTGTCCCGGCCCAAGTCCGGCGACATCGTCGAGCTAGTCCCGGGTGCGGGCGACGCGGCGCCGACCCAGCGCACGCTGGTCAGCGGGTTGAACCAGCCGCACGGCCTGGCGTTCAGCGGCTCGACGCTCTACGTCGCCGAGAGCAACCAGATCAACGCCTACACCTACCGGGCCGGAGCGCTGTCTGGTCAGCGGGTGGTCGCCGATGGGCTGCCCGACGCGAAGAGCCGTGATCTGCGCGGCGCCTACGCCCACGCGCTGAAGAGCGTCACGGTCGGCAAGGACGGCGCGATCTACTTCTCGATCGGCTCGACCGGCAACATCTCGGCCGAGGACCGGGACGCCGATCCGGAGCGAGCCGCGATTCTCCGGGTGCCACCGGGCGGCGGGGAACCGGCGGTCTTCGCCCGTGGCGTCCGCAACGGCACCGGGCTGGCCGTCGACCCCGACGGCGGCGTCTGGACCGCAGTCAACAACCGGGACAACGTCGCTTACCCGCACGAGGGCGCGGACCAGGGCGACGTCCTGCAGGACTACGTCAACGACCACCCGCTCGAACCGTTGGCGCTGCTCACCCAGGGACGCGAACTCGGCTGGCCGTACTGCAACCCTGATCCGGACCTGCATCCGGGCGAGAAGGACTCGCCCTTGAGCTACACGCAGCGGCCGTTCGTACGGGACGTCGAGACCAACGCCGACGGAGAGAAGCTCGACTGCGCGGCGCTACCTCCGGTCGAGCAGGGCATGGGCGCGCACTCCGCGCCGCTGGGGCTGAGCTTCACCGCCGACCTGCCCGACGGCTACGGGCCCGGGGCGCTGGTCGGCGTCCACGGCTCGTGGAACCGCCACCCGCCCCGGCCGCCGGAGGTGTCGTTCTTCGCGTGGCGGGGCGGCACCCTCGGTCCGCAGCAGACGCTGCTGACCGGTTTCCAGGAGTCGGACGGCTCCCGCTGGGGACGGCCGGTCATGGCCGTCCAGGGCCCCGACCGTGCCCTCTACGTCAGCGACGACTTCGCAGGCGCCGTCTACCGCGTCACCCCGCGCTGA
- a CDS encoding MarR family winged helix-turn-helix transcriptional regulator, whose amino-acid sequence MGTSPSVDSELARIQESIAWLIRLGEFHRFHRGEAGGGPMLDRTAFLLLSRLTDGTPLTMGEIAEQFDITPSTATRRVALLADAGLVRRDRHPDEHRTVHITITDAGRTRVEAVRRARVETLRQTFRDWSPQELSNLASTIDRLTQTLAVELTHDDDFAERHLRQS is encoded by the coding sequence ATGGGAACCTCGCCGTCGGTCGACTCCGAGCTCGCCCGCATTCAGGAGTCCATCGCCTGGCTCATCCGGCTCGGCGAGTTCCACCGCTTCCACCGCGGTGAGGCCGGCGGCGGGCCGATGCTCGACCGCACGGCCTTCCTGCTCCTGTCCCGCCTGACCGACGGCACCCCGCTCACCATGGGCGAGATCGCCGAACAGTTCGACATCACGCCGTCCACCGCCACCCGCCGAGTCGCCCTGCTTGCCGACGCCGGACTCGTCCGCCGCGACCGCCATCCCGACGAGCACCGCACCGTGCACATCACCATCACCGACGCCGGCCGCACCCGGGTCGAGGCCGTGCGCCGGGCCCGCGTCGAGACCCTGCGTCAAACCTTCCGCGACTGGTCACCGCAGGAACTGAGCAACCTCGCGTCCACCATCGACCGGCTCACCCAGACCCTCGCCGTAGAGCTCACCCACGACGACGACTTCGCCGAACGTCACCTGCGCCAGAGCTGA
- a CDS encoding acyl-CoA dehydrogenase family protein produces MTQQTEVKRPDLADVLGELEAGSAERESAAGRPRDVVDRLRGTGFLTLRVPRDHSGADVSLRQVFEVLIDVARADSNVAQALRAHFAYIEGLRFTPNSQSAFEVITGGSVIGNAITEPTGAAAGDFAGLSTVFARSEDGWTITGTKFYSTGTLYADRVWVWGVTDGGVPASALIPLDRPGITVVDDWDGFGQRASGSGTTHFENTPATVDEVVVAGSEPPPRLAIGAFLQLWLTAVVVGNLEAASNDAQALLRGRSRGITHGTTELPRHDPVLLQQVGDIASKAYAARAIVLDAASLLDDVDARLHAGELDGVAAQEAGRRVAEAKISVERLALDAATALFEVGGASATRASANLDRHWRNIRTLASHNSTRIKARVIGDHVINGSDLPDNTYF; encoded by the coding sequence GTGACTCAGCAGACCGAGGTGAAACGGCCGGATCTGGCTGATGTGCTGGGCGAGTTGGAGGCAGGCTCCGCCGAGCGCGAATCCGCGGCCGGGCGGCCGCGCGACGTGGTCGATCGGCTGCGCGGCACCGGCTTCTTAACGCTGCGGGTGCCCCGCGATCACAGCGGGGCGGACGTCAGCCTGCGCCAGGTCTTCGAAGTGTTGATCGACGTCGCCCGAGCCGACTCCAACGTGGCCCAGGCCCTGCGCGCGCACTTCGCCTACATCGAGGGGCTCAGGTTCACCCCCAACAGTCAGAGTGCCTTCGAGGTAATCACCGGCGGCAGCGTCATCGGCAACGCGATCACCGAGCCCACTGGTGCGGCCGCGGGTGACTTCGCGGGACTTTCGACCGTATTCGCCCGGAGCGAGGACGGGTGGACGATCACCGGCACCAAGTTCTACTCCACCGGCACGTTGTACGCCGACCGGGTCTGGGTGTGGGGCGTCACGGACGGCGGTGTCCCGGCCAGCGCGTTGATTCCGCTCGACCGTCCCGGCATCACGGTCGTCGACGACTGGGACGGCTTCGGCCAGCGCGCCAGCGGCAGTGGCACCACCCACTTCGAGAACACCCCCGCCACGGTGGACGAGGTCGTCGTCGCCGGGTCCGAGCCGCCACCGCGCCTGGCGATCGGTGCGTTCCTGCAGCTCTGGCTCACCGCGGTGGTGGTAGGCAACCTCGAGGCGGCGAGCAACGACGCACAGGCCCTCCTGCGCGGGCGCAGCCGGGGTATCACCCATGGCACCACCGAGCTACCTCGCCACGACCCGGTACTGCTGCAGCAGGTCGGCGACATCGCGAGCAAGGCCTACGCGGCCCGTGCGATCGTGCTCGACGCGGCGTCGCTGCTCGACGACGTCGACGCCCGGCTGCACGCCGGTGAGCTCGACGGGGTCGCCGCGCAGGAGGCCGGCCGCCGGGTGGCCGAGGCCAAGATCTCGGTCGAGCGGCTGGCTCTCGACGCCGCGACCGCGCTGTTCGAGGTCGGCGGCGCCTCCGCCACCCGCGCGAGCGCCAATCTCGACCGGCACTGGCGCAACATCCGCACGCTCGCCTCGCACAACTCCACCCGGATCAAGGCGCGGGTCATCGGCGACCACGTGATCAACGGTTCCGACCTTCCCGACAACACCTACTTCTGA
- a CDS encoding haloalkane dehalogenase translates to MTTIPAAAFGPEAKSVDVPVLDSYLHHIEQGTGSPIVFLHGSPTSSYLYRHVFKLLEGRGRLLAPDLIGFGDSGRPDIAYELADHERYLDAWFEALDLRDVTLVLQDYGAAFGISWAARHPERVRAVLLAEPVIRDIESSALPEAFVGAQKLIRTPGDGEKFVVEDNGFLTQVLPGAFLQPLAAEDLAVYLAPFPTPESRGHLIRFPRNLPIDGVPASSVQFLARGEEWLKTSADVPKTLLTYEPGFLLTPTIEAWIRENVANIEVHAGGAAVHFVQEEEPQKLADAVVELLARAQEAGR, encoded by the coding sequence GTGACCACCATCCCCGCAGCAGCTTTCGGCCCCGAGGCGAAGAGCGTCGACGTCCCCGTCCTCGACTCCTACCTGCACCACATCGAGCAGGGGACGGGTTCGCCCATCGTCTTCCTGCACGGAAGCCCGACGAGCTCCTACCTGTACCGCCACGTCTTCAAGCTCCTCGAAGGCCGCGGCCGCCTGCTGGCGCCCGACCTGATCGGCTTCGGCGACTCCGGCCGCCCCGACATCGCCTACGAACTGGCCGACCACGAGCGCTATCTCGATGCCTGGTTCGAGGCGCTCGACCTGCGCGACGTGACGCTTGTGCTGCAGGACTACGGCGCGGCCTTCGGGATCTCCTGGGCTGCCCGCCATCCCGAGCGGGTGCGCGCGGTGCTGCTGGCCGAGCCGGTCATTCGCGACATCGAATCCTCGGCGCTGCCCGAGGCCTTTGTCGGCGCCCAGAAGCTCATCCGCACGCCGGGCGACGGAGAGAAGTTCGTGGTCGAGGACAACGGCTTCCTCACCCAGGTCCTCCCGGGAGCCTTCCTGCAGCCGCTCGCGGCCGAGGATCTGGCCGTCTACCTGGCGCCGTTCCCGACGCCCGAGTCGCGCGGCCACCTCATCCGCTTCCCGCGCAACCTGCCGATCGACGGCGTCCCCGCCTCGAGCGTGCAGTTCCTGGCCCGCGGCGAGGAATGGCTGAAGACGTCGGCTGACGTGCCGAAGACCCTGCTCACCTACGAGCCCGGATTCCTCCTCACGCCCACCATCGAGGCCTGGATCCGCGAGAACGTCGCGAACATCGAGGTGCACGCCGGCGGTGCCGCTGTGCACTTCGTGCAGGAGGAGGAACCGCAGAAGCTGGCCGACGCCGTGGTGGAGCTCCTCGCCCGGGCGCAGGAGGCCGGCCGATGA
- a CDS encoding oxidoreductase gives MTLAPADLDALISRIAEGAAHREAAGIAPFEQIDWIKQARLGAYRVPVAEGGSGAGVRELFDLVVRLSHADSNVGHLLRAHFGTVEDILTWPASPRRERWIARVAAGELFGNGNNELGAKHAGDFGKSTTFTPEGDSYVVNGTKYYSTGTLFADHTFVTGVTDTGVPVQALLTLSTDGITVEDDWDGFGQSLTATGTTRFESARVPAEEVTLPPEDLSSLPRWHLGPFYQHYLNAVVAGNVRSVLDDAVALIRSRRRSFTHGSADLPKDDPVLQEVVGEISALSSAATAVVLETADVLARVPGSPTDEAVHEAALRASQTQVVVHDLGLRAATALFEVGGASAVKRSANLDRHWRNIRTVVSHNPVRFKNRAIGDLLVNGETLPDNTYF, from the coding sequence ATGACCCTCGCGCCCGCCGATCTCGACGCCCTGATCTCCCGCATCGCCGAGGGGGCGGCCCACCGCGAGGCAGCGGGCATCGCGCCCTTCGAGCAGATCGACTGGATCAAGCAGGCCCGGCTGGGGGCCTACCGGGTGCCGGTCGCCGAGGGCGGCAGCGGCGCCGGCGTGCGTGAACTGTTCGACCTGGTGGTGCGTCTGAGCCACGCCGACTCCAACGTCGGTCACCTGCTGCGCGCCCACTTCGGCACGGTGGAGGACATCCTGACCTGGCCTGCCTCTCCACGTCGGGAGCGCTGGATCGCACGGGTGGCTGCCGGTGAGCTGTTCGGCAATGGCAACAACGAGCTGGGCGCCAAGCACGCTGGTGACTTCGGTAAGTCGACGACGTTCACGCCCGAGGGCGACAGCTACGTCGTCAACGGCACCAAGTACTACTCCACGGGCACCCTGTTCGCCGACCACACCTTCGTCACCGGCGTCACCGACACCGGCGTCCCGGTGCAGGCCCTGCTGACGTTGAGCACGGACGGCATCACGGTCGAGGACGACTGGGACGGCTTCGGTCAGTCGCTCACCGCGACCGGGACCACCCGTTTCGAGAGCGCCCGCGTACCGGCCGAGGAGGTGACGCTCCCGCCGGAGGATCTCAGCTCCCTTCCGCGCTGGCACCTCGGACCGTTCTACCAGCACTATCTGAACGCGGTCGTGGCCGGGAACGTCCGGTCGGTGCTGGACGACGCGGTCGCCCTGATCCGCTCGCGCCGGCGCAGTTTCACGCACGGCTCGGCCGACCTGCCGAAGGACGACCCGGTGCTGCAGGAGGTCGTGGGGGAGATCTCGGCGCTGTCCTCGGCGGCCACCGCCGTCGTCCTGGAAACGGCCGACGTGCTGGCCCGCGTCCCCGGAAGTCCGACGGACGAGGCGGTGCACGAGGCCGCGCTGCGTGCCTCACAGACCCAGGTGGTCGTGCACGACCTCGGACTGCGCGCCGCCACGGCCCTCTTCGAGGTCGGCGGGGCGTCGGCGGTCAAGCGTTCGGCCAACCTGGACCGGCACTGGCGCAACATCCGCACGGTCGTCTCGCACAACCCGGTGCGCTTCAAGAACCGTGCCATCGGTGACCTGCTGGTCAACGGCGAGACCCTGCCTGACAACACCTATTTCTGA